A genomic segment from Lates calcarifer isolate ASB-BC8 linkage group LG13, TLL_Latcal_v3, whole genome shotgun sequence encodes:
- the LOC108878667 gene encoding ectonucleoside triphosphate diphosphohydrolase 2 codes for MSLRCSQTIPAVVLLILALVGILLLVLPAKEVKTPPENMYGIILDAGSSHTSMYIYKWPADKQNGTGIVTEHSKCHAKGGGISSYAGVRGGAAESLKACLEQAVKDIPKSRHHQTPLYLGATAGMRLLKKDNATESDRILKEVGSKLQSYPFKFKEAVILSGQQEGAYGWVTVNYLHENFAKYGFIGRWLNPGTETTGALDLGGASTQITFETPEKVEDSDNMMELRLYGQNYRLYTQSFLCYGQDQFLIKLMAHLITTQGVKPRVYHPCYPKRFNTSIKLGKDVFDSPCMENYRPPRFDPQMSVTVIGTGDYQNCLANIEKMFSFDSCSFSKCSFDGVSQPSVRGSFMAFSAFFFTHRYISSLSNITISSPRHMEAAIRHVCNMTISEMTKKTNQSEKYMKNVCAVSNFIQVLLMRGYGFNEFSLPSISFQEKVGGTSVGWALGYMLSLSNMVPAESFGLMKALPSGPWAGILFLFITLLLIAVGYLLIIYRNTRTGGGMV; via the exons ATGAGTCTCCGGTGCTCCCAAACCATCCCTGCGGTTGTGCTACTGATACTGGCACTGGTTGGGATCCTGCTTCTTGTCCTTCCGGCAAAAGAGGTGAAGACTCCTCCTGAAAACATG TATGGAATCATTCTGGATGCAGGCTCATCCCATACCTCCATGTACATCTACAAATGGCCTGCTGACAAGCAAAATGGCACTGGTATTGTGACCGAGCATAGCAAGTGTCATGCAAAAG GTGGGGGGATATCCAGCTATGCAGGTGTTCGTGGTGGTGCAGCAGAAAGTCTTAAAGCGTGTCTGGAGCAAGCTGTGAAGGATATCCCCAAATCCAGGCACCACCAAACTCCATTGTATCTGGGAGCTACTGCAGGCATGAGGCTCTTAAA AAAAGACAATGCCACAGAGTCAGATCGCATCTTGAAGGAAGTGGGAAGCAAATTGCAGTCTTACCCTTTCAAATTCAAAGAGGCAGTCATCCTGAGTGGGCAGCAGGAGGGGGCCTATGGCTGGGTCACAGTCAATTACTTACATGAAAACTTTGCCAAG TACGGTTTTATTGGACGGTGGCTGAACCCAGGTACAGAGACGACTGGAGCTTTGGATTTAGGTGGAGCTTCCACCCAGATTACTTTTGAGACCCCGGAAAAGGTGGAGGACAGTGATAATATGATGGAGCTGAGGCTTTATGGACAAAACTACAGACTATACACCCAGAGCTTCCTGTGCTATGGCCAAGACCAGTTCCTTATAAAACTGATGGCTCATCTTATCACg ACTCAAGGTGTGAAGCCCCGAGTGTACCACCCCTGCTATCCCAAACGGTTCAACACATCTATCAAGCTGGGGAAGGATGTCTTTGATTCTCCGTGTATGGAGAACTACAGACCACCACGGTTTGACCCCCAGATGTCTGTAACAGTAATCGGCACAGGAGATTACCAGAACTGCCTGGCCAATATAGAAAAGATGTTCTCCTTTGACAGCTGCTCTTTCTCTAAGTGCTCCTTTGATGGAGTCTCCCAGCCCAGTGTGAGAGGAAGCTTCATG GCATTTTCTGCCTTCTTCTTCACTCACAGATACATCAGCAGCCTCAGCAACATCACTATCAGCTCTCCCAGGCACATGGAGGCAGCAATCCGACATGTCTGCAACATGACCATCTCTGAG ATGACTAAAAAGACAAACCAGTCAGAGAAATACATGAAGAATGTCTGCGCCGTCTCCAATTTCATCCAGGTCCTTTTAATGCGGGGCTACGGTTTCAATGAGTTCTCCCTTCCTTCCATCTCTTTTCAGGAAAAG GTAGGAGGCACATCTGTAGGCTGGGCTTTGGGATACATGCTTAGTCTCAGCAACATGGTACCAGCAGAGAGCTTTGGACTGATGAAGGCTCTGCCTTCAGGGCCCTGGGCTggcatcctcttcctctttatcaCCCTCCTCCTCATTGCAGTGGGATACCTTCTGATAATCTACAGAAACACAAGAACTGGAGGAGGCATGGTGTAA